Proteins encoded together in one Scytonema millei VB511283 window:
- a CDS encoding sodium-dependent bicarbonate transport family permease, with amino-acid sequence MDFWSFFVMDFVKQLQSPTLAFLIGGMVIAALGSELVIPESICAIIVFMLLTKIGLTGGIAIRNSNLADMVLPMICAVVVGITVVFIARYTLAKLPKVKVVDAIATGGLFGAVSGSTMAAGLTVLEEQKISYEAWAGALYPFMDIPALVTAIVVANIYLNKKKHRAAAKATKQEYLSKQPIAAGDYADKQDYPSSRQEYLSQQQAPADNRVKIWPIIEESLRGPALSAMLLGLALGIFTQPESVYKSFYDPLFRGLLSILMLVMGMEAWSRIGELRKVAQWYVVYSVVAPFIHGLLAFGLGMIAHYTMNFSMGGVVILAVIAASSSDISGPPTLRAGIPSANPSAYIGASTAIGTPIAIGLCIPFFVGLAQAIGGL; translated from the coding sequence GTGGATTTTTGGTCCTTTTTTGTAATGGACTTCGTCAAGCAGTTACAGTCCCCAACACTCGCCTTTTTGATTGGTGGGATGGTCATTGCTGCTCTCGGGAGCGAATTGGTAATTCCCGAGTCGATTTGTGCGATCATCGTCTTCATGCTGCTCACCAAAATCGGTCTGACCGGTGGAATTGCCATCCGTAATTCCAACCTGGCGGATATGGTGTTACCCATGATCTGTGCTGTAGTAGTAGGGATTACTGTTGTATTCATCGCGCGTTATACATTAGCCAAGCTGCCGAAGGTCAAAGTCGTCGATGCGATCGCGACTGGGGGGTTGTTTGGAGCCGTGAGTGGCTCCACTATGGCTGCTGGTCTGACGGTACTGGAAGAACAAAAAATTTCATACGAGGCTTGGGCTGGCGCACTCTATCCCTTCATGGACATCCCAGCGCTCGTAACTGCAATTGTTGTAGCCAACATTTATCTTAACAAGAAGAAGCATAGGGCAGCAGCCAAAGCTACCAAGCAGGAGTATCTCAGCAAGCAGCCCATTGCTGCGGGCGATTATGCCGATAAACAGGATTATCCCAGCAGCCGCCAGGAGTATCTCAGCCAGCAGCAGGCTCCTGCGGATAATCGGGTCAAGATATGGCCGATCATCGAGGAAAGCCTTCGGGGTCCTGCCTTATCGGCAATGTTGTTAGGTCTCGCTCTTGGCATATTCACCCAGCCGGAAAGTGTCTATAAAAGCTTCTACGATCCCCTCTTTCGCGGCTTGCTTTCGATCTTGATGCTAGTCATGGGTATGGAGGCTTGGTCAAGGATTGGCGAACTGCGCAAGGTGGCTCAGTGGTATGTCGTGTATAGCGTGGTGGCACCGTTTATTCATGGGCTGCTCGCCTTCGGTCTCGGCATGATTGCCCACTACACCATGAACTTCAGCATGGGCGGCGTTGTGATTCTGGCTGTCATTGCCGCCTCTAGTTCAGACATTTCAGGTCCGCCCACGTTGCGAGCTGGCATCCCGTCGGCCAATCCCTCCGCCTATATAGGCGCGTCCACAGCCATCGGTACGCCAATTGCGATCGGCTTGTGCATCCCGTTCTTCGTCGGTCTCGCCCAAGCGATCGGCGGACTCTAA
- a CDS encoding P-II family nitrogen regulator, whose protein sequence is MAKPAKKLVIVTEKVLLKKIAKIIDESGATGYTVVETGGKGSRNVRSSGQPIVSDTQANVKFEILTPDRDMAEDIADQVAVKFFLDYAGMIYICDAEVLYGHSFCGPDGC, encoded by the coding sequence ATGGCCAAGCCAGCCAAAAAGCTCGTCATCGTCACGGAAAAGGTTCTGCTGAAAAAGATCGCCAAGATCATCGATGAATCTGGGGCGACCGGTTATACGGTGGTGGAGACTGGCGGTAAAGGCAGTCGCAACGTGCGATCTTCGGGACAACCGATCGTTTCTGACACCCAGGCTAATGTGAAGTTCGAGATACTCACCCCCGATCGGGATATGGCCGAGGATATCGCGGATCAGGTCGCAGTGAAGTTTTTCCTCGATTATGCGGGCATGATCTACATCTGTGATGCGGAGGTCCTGTACGGGCATAGTTTCTGCGGGCCAGACGGCTGTTGA
- a CDS encoding phosphate-starvation-inducible PsiE family protein — MMRSWKQLVISTKELFADEGFLKSIHVIENLVSKVLSIALVGVILVSLVDLIIFLYQDLFREPVGFFNKTLIEIFGMFLNILIALELLENITAYLRKHVVQVELVIVTALIAVARKLIIFDFSKATGIDLIGLATASFALSISYWLIRQMNRKHREDRR; from the coding sequence ATGATGAGATCTTGGAAACAACTAGTCATCTCAACTAAAGAGCTATTTGCCGACGAAGGTTTTCTCAAAAGCATTCATGTCATTGAGAACCTAGTTTCAAAAGTTTTGTCTATAGCTTTAGTTGGCGTAATTCTAGTTTCACTAGTCGATTTAATTATATTTTTATATCAAGACTTATTTAGAGAGCCAGTTGGTTTTTTTAATAAAACGCTGATTGAAATTTTCGGGATGTTCCTGAATATTTTGATTGCTTTAGAATTATTGGAAAATATTACTGCTTATCTGAGAAAACACGTCGTTCAAGTTGAACTCGTGATTGTAACTGCCTTGATTGCTGTAGCTCGCAAACTGATTATTTTTGATTTTAGTAAAGCTACAGGTATAGATTTAATTGGTCTGGCAACAGCTAGTTTTGCCCTCTCTATTAGCTACTGGTTAATTCGTCAAATGAACAGAAAGCATAGAGAAGATCGTAGGTAA
- a CDS encoding cation:proton antiporter subunit C — translation MLEACVLATILCGFFGIIFKKNLVMKIVSMDVMSTGVISYYVVIASRDGVFVPIISDTKNIAYSDPVPQAVILTAIVIGFSIQAVMLVGVMKLSRDNPTLESSEIEKSNTP, via the coding sequence GTGTTAGAAGCGTGTGTATTAGCAACAATATTGTGCGGATTTTTCGGCATCATCTTTAAAAAGAATCTGGTGATGAAGATCGTCTCGATGGATGTTATGAGTACGGGGGTGATCTCCTATTACGTGGTCATTGCATCGCGAGATGGTGTATTTGTACCAATTATTTCAGATACCAAAAATATCGCTTACTCCGATCCGGTTCCCCAGGCAGTGATATTGACGGCGATCGTCATTGGCTTTTCGATTCAAGCTGTGATGCTAGTTGGCGTGATGAAGTTGTCGCGAGATAATCCGACTTTAGAAAGTAGCGAGATCGAGAAGAGTAACACGCCATGA
- a CDS encoding cation:proton antiporter yields MNTISIAWIALPFFVGFVASLIPKLDRYLALGMACASAGYALLLFIEPPLTLNLLDNFGVTLAIDQLSGYFILTNALVTAAVILYCWRSGKTAFFYAQTIILHGSVNAAFVCVDFISLYVALEVSGIAAFLLIAYPRSDRSIWVGLRYLFVSNVAMLFYLVGAVLVYKAHHSFAFAGLRGAPPEALALIFLGLLVKGGVFVSGLWLPLTHSESETPVSAMLSGIVVKAGVYPLVRCALTLEEVDPIVRFFGVGTALLGVFYAVFEKDTKRMLAFHTVSQLGFILAAPGVGGFYALTHGLVKSALFLIAGVLPSRNFKELQHQPIATSIWIALVMASFSISGFPMLSGFGAKVLTTKNLLPWQTIAMNVAAVGTAISFAKFIFLPHQKREGGENVSPGFWSAVILLIGGLIVANVAYYEAYTLENIAKPLAIVGIGWLAYFLVFRRSVLKLPRMLEQFEHLIGVMSLMLILLFWMVWTRSVI; encoded by the coding sequence ATGAATACCATTTCGATCGCCTGGATTGCCCTACCGTTTTTTGTGGGGTTTGTCGCTTCTCTCATCCCCAAACTCGATCGGTATCTTGCATTGGGCATGGCTTGTGCTTCTGCCGGATATGCGTTGTTGTTATTTATCGAGCCTCCACTGACACTGAATTTACTCGATAATTTCGGCGTGACGTTAGCGATCGACCAATTAAGCGGCTACTTTATCTTGACAAATGCGCTGGTAACGGCAGCAGTCATCCTCTACTGTTGGCGCAGTGGCAAGACAGCTTTTTTTTACGCCCAGACTATCATTCTGCATGGCAGCGTCAATGCTGCGTTTGTCTGTGTGGATTTTATTAGTTTATACGTGGCACTGGAAGTCAGCGGAATTGCAGCGTTTCTCTTAATTGCTTATCCTCGCAGCGATCGCTCGATTTGGGTTGGCTTGCGCTATCTATTTGTCAGCAACGTGGCAATGCTGTTTTATCTAGTTGGCGCGGTGCTTGTCTATAAAGCACATCATTCGTTCGCTTTTGCCGGATTGCGCGGCGCACCTCCCGAGGCGCTTGCCCTGATCTTTTTAGGGCTTTTGGTAAAAGGGGGAGTTTTTGTATCTGGATTGTGGTTGCCGTTAACTCACTCCGAATCGGAAACGCCAGTATCGGCTATGCTGTCGGGAATTGTGGTCAAAGCGGGTGTCTATCCGCTAGTGCGTTGTGCGCTGACGTTGGAGGAGGTCGATCCAATCGTCAGATTCTTTGGAGTGGGAACGGCGCTTCTAGGAGTGTTCTATGCAGTTTTTGAAAAGGACACTAAGCGGATGCTGGCATTTCATACGGTTTCACAGCTAGGCTTTATTTTGGCTGCGCCTGGAGTTGGTGGCTTTTATGCCTTGACACACGGGTTGGTCAAATCGGCACTGTTTCTCATCGCGGGTGTTTTACCCAGCCGAAACTTTAAGGAACTGCAACATCAGCCGATCGCTACCTCAATCTGGATTGCCCTAGTTATGGCTAGCTTCTCAATTTCCGGCTTTCCCATGCTGTCTGGCTTTGGGGCGAAGGTGTTGACAACGAAAAATTTGCTGCCCTGGCAAACGATCGCCATGAACGTTGCGGCTGTAGGGACAGCGATCTCGTTTGCTAAATTTATTTTTTTGCCGCATCAGAAAAGAGAGGGAGGAGAGAACGTATCACCCGGTTTCTGGTCGGCAGTCATACTTCTAATTGGTGGGTTGATTGTGGCAAATGTCGCGTACTACGAGGCGTATACCCTTGAGAATATCGCGAAACCACTGGCGATCGTCGGTATTGGCTGGTTGGCGTACTTTTTGGTCTTTCGACGCTCAGTCCTCAAGCTACCGCGTATGCTCGAACAATTCGAGCATCTCATCGGTGTAATGAGTTTGATGTTAATCCTGCTTTTCTGGATGGTATGGACACGATCGGTTATCTAA
- a CDS encoding Na+/H+ antiporter subunit E, whose amino-acid sequence MDTIGYLNLILRLAIWFLLTANFSVANIIIGVAVALLLPGSPKSRAALKDWLRALGKIILAIPQAYIEAFEIIFRPHNEEEVTLERVPPRRTPGLIFLDIFLITFTPKTIVLKYREDGWYEVHRVRRRKT is encoded by the coding sequence ATGGACACGATCGGTTATCTAAACCTAATATTGCGACTGGCTATCTGGTTTTTGCTCACTGCCAATTTTAGTGTGGCAAATATCATCATCGGCGTTGCCGTTGCCCTCCTGTTGCCAGGAAGCCCCAAATCGCGAGCAGCATTAAAGGATTGGCTGCGGGCGCTGGGGAAGATTATCTTGGCAATTCCACAGGCGTATATTGAGGCATTTGAAATTATCTTCCGCCCGCATAACGAAGAAGAAGTCACCCTGGAACGAGTGCCACCGCGACGAACACCCGGTTTGATATTTCTAGATATTTTCTTGATTACTTTTACACCAAAGACAATTGTTTTGAAATACCGCGAAGATGGCTGGTACGAAGTTCATCGGGTTCGACGGAGGAAGACATGA
- a CDS encoding monovalent cation/H(+) antiporter subunit G, which translates to MAIDLLSYICIGIGIFFWFWGTFPLLGKRSLLFKLHGLSVADTLGSMSIIIGLLLQRPNESPLLILAIISLAIWNTVLGYVLAYCSTSGGSNDG; encoded by the coding sequence ATGGCGATCGACTTATTGAGTTACATCTGCATAGGAATAGGAATCTTTTTCTGGTTTTGGGGAACTTTCCCCCTGCTAGGCAAGCGATCGCTATTATTTAAGCTGCACGGTCTTTCGGTTGCAGATACGCTCGGATCGATGAGTATCATCATTGGGCTGCTGCTGCAACGACCCAACGAATCACCGTTACTGATCCTTGCCATTATTTCCCTAGCGATTTGGAATACAGTACTGGGTTACGTGTTGGCATACTGTTCCACGAGTGGGGGGAGCAACGATGGATAG
- a CDS encoding DUF4040 domain-containing protein → MDSYIYVIVALLPLSASMVVFQVNPYHALVIRGILGAVAAMVYAVLGAADVSLTEALVGTMLAITLYAVAVRSSMVMRLGVLAEGAIATDSEGDRHYGQLLDDLRAILGKRHMRLELVTYKDRQDLHQALMEKEVHATCTRPEDVDCTTPDPEKYPYHTVTRVRRIYDIMQAELSSPATSLTYVSASEEKHS, encoded by the coding sequence ATGGATAGCTATATCTACGTCATAGTTGCTCTGCTTCCGCTGTCCGCGTCGATGGTAGTGTTTCAAGTCAATCCATATCATGCCCTAGTGATTCGTGGCATTTTGGGAGCTGTGGCAGCAATGGTCTATGCAGTTTTGGGGGCGGCGGATGTGTCTTTGACCGAAGCATTAGTCGGTACGATGCTAGCAATTACTCTCTATGCAGTGGCGGTGCGATCGTCAATGGTGATGCGTCTGGGCGTACTTGCAGAAGGAGCGATCGCGACGGATAGCGAAGGCGATCGCCATTATGGGCAACTGCTAGATGACTTACGGGCAATTTTGGGCAAACGTCACATGCGACTTGAGTTAGTGACATACAAAGATCGACAGGACTTGCACCAAGCGCTGATGGAGAAAGAAGTTCATGCAACTTGTACGCGACCCGAAGACGTAGATTGCACAACGCCCGATCCTGAAAAATACCCCTACCATACCGTCACCAGAGTGCGGCGGATCTATGACATCATGCAAGCCGAACTTTCATCACCTGCAACAAGCCTTACCTATGTCAGCGCGTCAGAGGAGAAGCATTCATGA
- a CDS encoding Na(+)/H(+) antiporter subunit B, giving the protein MKWVYIAAGLALFVKMLVMSNPAPDLSLSIVESVVQDSGVPNAVSGIIFRNRLYDTIFEVVVFTIAIMGAHYLLANEQPSTKVYRFIDQPSIVLARLGATIAALVGIELAIRGHLSPGGGFAAGVAGGTAIGLVAITSSPEKMQSIYKRWHAATWEKVSVLIFVVLAAITLSGFELPHGEMGALVSGGVLPILNFLVAVKVALGSWAVILVFIRYRGLL; this is encoded by the coding sequence ATGAAATGGGTCTATATTGCAGCTGGGCTAGCGCTATTTGTCAAAATGCTTGTCATGTCCAATCCAGCACCAGACTTGTCACTGTCAATTGTCGAATCGGTCGTTCAAGATAGTGGAGTACCCAATGCGGTTTCAGGGATTATTTTTAGAAATCGGCTGTACGACACCATTTTTGAGGTGGTGGTATTTACGATCGCCATTATGGGCGCTCATTATTTGCTAGCGAACGAACAACCATCCACCAAAGTCTATCGTTTTATAGATCAACCATCAATTGTGCTGGCACGATTAGGAGCGACAATTGCAGCTTTGGTGGGGATTGAACTGGCGATTCGGGGTCATCTCAGCCCAGGTGGGGGTTTTGCGGCTGGGGTAGCGGGCGGAACGGCGATCGGTCTAGTGGCAATCACTTCATCACCAGAGAAGATGCAAAGTATTTACAAGCGCTGGCACGCTGCTACATGGGAGAAAGTTTCGGTGCTGATTTTCGTTGTCCTAGCGGCGATAACTCTGTCTGGATTTGAACTACCGCACGGAGAAATGGGCGCACTTGTCAGTGGTGGAGTTCTCCCCATACTCAACTTTTTAGTAGCAGTCAAAGTCGCCTTGGGTTCTTGGGCGGTTATATTAGTTTTTATTCGTTATCGCGGGTTGTTGTGA
- a CDS encoding lipid kinase: MRVQRHGSNLHLQAIVKQRALLLVNRHARHGQQRIAAAIEQLQQLDLELLEKPIEHPRQLPELIRYYRHQVDLVIIGGGDGTLNAAVDALVETRLPLGILPLGTANDLARTLEIPNSLPEACEIIASQKVRWIDLGWVNGKHFFNVASLGLSVQIAQKLTKESKRRWGVLAYAMAAIQVLWQSRPFRAEIRINNQDAIRVKTVQIAVGNGRYYGGGMAVTHDAAIDDRRLDLYSLELRHWWQMIRLLPAMRQGRHTALPGVRTLHGQKIRISTRKPRPINTDGEITAYTPAEFRVIPQAVAVLVPEEERGVRSKGFSG; this comes from the coding sequence ATGCGCGTTCAAAGGCATGGCAGCAACCTTCACCTGCAAGCGATCGTGAAACAGCGAGCCTTACTGCTAGTCAATCGTCATGCCCGTCACGGACAGCAGCGGATTGCTGCTGCCATAGAACAGTTACAGCAGTTAGATTTAGAGTTATTAGAAAAGCCGATAGAACATCCTCGGCAATTACCCGAACTTATCCGTTACTATCGCCATCAAGTAGACTTAGTCATCATTGGTGGTGGAGATGGAACGCTCAACGCGGCAGTAGATGCCTTAGTCGAGACGAGATTACCTTTAGGAATATTACCTTTAGGGACGGCTAATGACTTAGCTCGGACGTTAGAAATTCCCAATTCTCTACCTGAAGCGTGCGAGATTATTGCGAGTCAAAAAGTCCGTTGGATTGACTTAGGTTGGGTGAATGGCAAGCATTTTTTTAACGTTGCTAGCCTCGGTCTGAGCGTCCAAATTGCTCAAAAACTAACAAAAGAGTCTAAACGTCGTTGGGGAGTTTTAGCCTATGCAATGGCAGCAATTCAGGTTCTCTGGCAATCTCGACCCTTCAGAGCTGAAATTCGGATAAATAACCAAGATGCGATTCGAGTCAAAACCGTACAAATTGCTGTTGGGAACGGACGCTACTACGGTGGTGGCATGGCAGTCACTCACGATGCGGCGATCGACGATCGCAGGCTAGACTTATACAGTCTGGAATTGCGTCACTGGTGGCAGATGATTCGTTTATTACCCGCAATGCGTCAAGGTAGGCATACAGCTTTACCTGGAGTTCGTACCTTACACGGTCAAAAAATCCGCATTTCGACTAGAAAACCCCGCCCCATTAATACCGATGGAGAAATCACCGCTTACACCCCTGCCGAATTTCGCGTCATTCCCCAAGCCGTAGCAGTTTTAGTACCAGAAGAGGAGCGAGGAGTGAGGAGTAAGGGGTTTTCAGGATAA
- a CDS encoding exopolysaccharide biosynthesis protein, giving the protein MHLKFSQDIKSLLEKLSQQPLTLSDILAGTSERGFSLVIALLVLPFLFPHPPGFTGIPGTACLILSLQMALGRRSPWLPKKVAQFKFPRWFAQQLLQNLKRCTRLLERIVRPRMLKIAGNPYIWQFNGLCIAWLAVLLMLPIPLTNSFPTIGILVLAVATLEDDGLLMCVSYIYTILITLVFAFLIYAFWRGSSLLPSLFQ; this is encoded by the coding sequence ATGCATTTAAAATTTTCGCAAGATATTAAATCTTTACTAGAAAAACTATCTCAACAACCTTTAACTTTAAGCGATATTTTGGCAGGAACTTCAGAACGAGGGTTTAGCCTTGTTATTGCCTTACTTGTATTACCATTTTTATTTCCTCATCCGCCTGGTTTCACCGGCATACCTGGAACAGCCTGCTTAATTTTATCGTTGCAAATGGCATTAGGTAGGCGATCGCCTTGGTTGCCGAAAAAAGTCGCTCAATTCAAATTTCCTCGTTGGTTCGCTCAGCAATTGTTACAAAATTTGAAAAGGTGTACCAGATTGCTAGAAAGAATCGTTCGTCCTCGCATGTTAAAGATAGCGGGAAATCCTTATATTTGGCAGTTTAACGGTCTTTGCATTGCTTGGTTGGCTGTTTTATTAATGTTACCAATTCCGCTGACCAACTCTTTTCCGACGATTGGCATTTTAGTACTAGCAGTAGCAACGCTAGAAGATGACGGATTATTGATGTGTGTTAGTTACATATATACTATTTTAATTACTTTAGTGTTTGCCTTTTTAATTTATGCTTTCTGGCGAGGTTCTAGTCTATTACCAAGTTTATTTCAATGA